The Canis lupus familiaris isolate Mischka breed German Shepherd chromosome X, alternate assembly UU_Cfam_GSD_1.0, whole genome shotgun sequence genome has a segment encoding these proteins:
- the GPM6B gene encoding neuronal membrane glycoprotein M6-b isoform X4: MKPAMESAAEESAEQSRDRKGCFECCIKCLGGVPYASLVATILCFSGVALFCGCGHVALAGTVAILEQHFSTNASDHALLSEVIQLMQYVIYGIASFFFLYGIILLAEGFYTTSAVKELHGEFKTTACGRCISGMFVFLTYVLGVAWLGVFGFSAVPVFMFYNIWSTCEVIKSPQTNGTAGVEQICVDIRQYGIIPWNAFPGKICGSALENICNTNEFYMSYHLFIVACAGAGATVIALIHFLMILSSNWAYLKDASKMQAYQDIKAKEEQELQDIQSRSKEQLNSYT, encoded by the exons GCTGCTTTGAATGCTGCATCAAGTGTCTGGGAGGAGTCCCCTATGCCTCTCTGGTGGCCACCATCCTCTGCTTCTCCGGGGTCGCCTTGTTCTGTGGCTGTGGGCACGTGGCCCTCGCGGGCACCGTGGCGATTCTTGAGCAGCACTTCTCCACCAACGCCAGTGACCATGCTTTGCTGAGTGAGGT aATACAGCTGATGCAGTATGTCATCTACGGGATCGCGTCCTTCTTCTTCCTGTATGGGATCATTCTGTTGGCGGAAGGCTTCTACACCACGAGTGCAGTGAAGGAGCTGCATGGCGAGTTTAAAACAACTGCCTGTGGCCGATGCATCAGCGGGATG TTCGTGTTCCTCACCTATGTGCTGGGAGTGGCCTGGTTGGGCGTGTTCGGTTTCTCTGCGGTACCCGTGTTCATGTTCTACAACATATGGTCAACTTGTGAAGTCATCAAGTCCCCCCAGACCAACGGCACAGCTGGTGTGGAGCAGATCTGCGTGGATATCCGGCAGTACG GTATCATTCCTTGGAATGCTTTCCCAGGGAAAATATGTGGCTCTGCCCTCGAGAACATCTGCAACACCAATGAG TTCTACATGTCCTATCACCTGTTCATTGTGGCCTGTGCCGGAGCTGGTGCCACCGTCATTGCCCTG ATCCACTTCCTCATGATACTGTCTTCTAACTGGGCTTACTTAAAGGATGCAAGCAAAATGCAGGCTTACCAGGATATCAAAGCAAAGGAAGAACAGGAACTGCAAGATATCCAGTCTCGGTCAAAAGAACAACTCAATTCTTACACATAA
- the GPM6B gene encoding neuronal membrane glycoprotein M6-b isoform X5, producing the protein MGCFECCIKCLGGVPYASLVATILCFSGVALFCGCGHVALAGTVAILEQHFSTNASDHALLSEVIQLMQYVIYGIASFFFLYGIILLAEGFYTTSAVKELHGEFKTTACGRCISGMFVFLTYVLGVAWLGVFGFSAVPVFMFYNIWSTCEVIKSPQTNGTAGVEQICVDIRQYGIIPWNAFPGKICGSALENICNTNEFYMSYHLFIVACAGAGATVIALIHFLMILSSNWAYLKDASKMQAYQDIKAKEEQELQDIQSRSKEQLNSYT; encoded by the exons GCTGCTTTGAATGCTGCATCAAGTGTCTGGGAGGAGTCCCCTATGCCTCTCTGGTGGCCACCATCCTCTGCTTCTCCGGGGTCGCCTTGTTCTGTGGCTGTGGGCACGTGGCCCTCGCGGGCACCGTGGCGATTCTTGAGCAGCACTTCTCCACCAACGCCAGTGACCATGCTTTGCTGAGTGAGGT aATACAGCTGATGCAGTATGTCATCTACGGGATCGCGTCCTTCTTCTTCCTGTATGGGATCATTCTGTTGGCGGAAGGCTTCTACACCACGAGTGCAGTGAAGGAGCTGCATGGCGAGTTTAAAACAACTGCCTGTGGCCGATGCATCAGCGGGATG TTCGTGTTCCTCACCTATGTGCTGGGAGTGGCCTGGTTGGGCGTGTTCGGTTTCTCTGCGGTACCCGTGTTCATGTTCTACAACATATGGTCAACTTGTGAAGTCATCAAGTCCCCCCAGACCAACGGCACAGCTGGTGTGGAGCAGATCTGCGTGGATATCCGGCAGTACG GTATCATTCCTTGGAATGCTTTCCCAGGGAAAATATGTGGCTCTGCCCTCGAGAACATCTGCAACACCAATGAG TTCTACATGTCCTATCACCTGTTCATTGTGGCCTGTGCCGGAGCTGGTGCCACCGTCATTGCCCTG ATCCACTTCCTCATGATACTGTCTTCTAACTGGGCTTACTTAAAGGATGCAAGCAAAATGCAGGCTTACCAGGATATCAAAGCAAAGGAAGAACAGGAACTGCAAGATATCCAGTCTCGGTCAAAAGAACAACTCAATTCTTACACATAA